A genomic window from Diospyros lotus cultivar Yz01 chromosome 2, ASM1463336v1, whole genome shotgun sequence includes:
- the LOC127794776 gene encoding uncharacterized protein LOC127794776 — MRKTYAYKGPTVAASTSRYKPKVPPPPQAMSSKTIPPGVRRLSWVEMQKWCKQGLCFNCNKKFTLGHKCKVAQAFLIECEHPQEWDGEEAEPDMPLDWPAEGTEVDIEEQPEVSLHALVGSSGPQTLRIIAWLRNKEVSLLIDNGSTHNFISTRIAQRLQIPITRIDSFHMRVSNGVDIVLGVQWLSQLGKVVFDYKQLAMEFTLGGRQVCLLMQPGHSRAREEIAIDIQEVLADFPSVLQEPTTLPPSRACDHCIALIDEQQPVNVPPYRYAHHQKDEIEKQVKEMLNQNLIRPSMSPFSSPVLLVKKKDGYYCKFVRHYGIIAKPLTQFLKKGNFQWTDEANQAFTALKQAMTCTLVLAMPDFSQHFEVHTDASNIGIGAMLVQQDRLVAYLSKALGPTKGTWSAYAKEMLAIIEAVRVWRPYLLGQCFKIVTNQQPLRYLLEQ; from the exons ATGCGCAAAACTTATGCCTACAAAGGCCCTACCGTGGCCGCAAGCACTAGCAGGTACAAGCCGAAGGTACCACCCCCGCCACAAGCCATGTCCAGCAAGACTATTCCCCCAGGCGTACGACGACTCTCATGGGTAGAAATGCAAAAATGGTGCAAGCAAGGCCTATGCTttaattgtaacaaaaaatttactttGGGTCATAAGTGTAAGGTGGCCCAAGCATTTCTGATCGAATGTGAACACCCACAGGAATGGGACGGGGAAGAGGCAGAGCCTGACATGCCTCTAGACTGGCCTGCAGAAGGCACTGAAGTAGACATTGAAGAACAGCCAGAAGTATCCCTACATGCTTTGGTTGGTTCTTCCGGACCACAGACCTTGCGCATCATAGCCTGGTTGCGCAACAAAGAAGTCAGTCTGCTTATTGACAATGGGTCAACACATAATTTTATCAGCACAAGGATCGCCCAAAGATTGCAAATCCCAATTACCCGCATTGACTCTTTTCACATGCGTGTGTCAAACG GGGTTGACATCGTATTGGGTGTGCAATGGCTATCCCAATTGGGAAAAGTGGTGTTCGATTACAAGCAACTCGCCATGGAATTCACACTCGGGGGCCGACAAGTATGCTTGTTAATGCAGCCTGGTCATAGCCGTGCG AGGGAAGAAATAGCAATCGACATTCAAGAGGTACTTGCCGATTTTCCCTCGGTCTTACAAGAACCTACCACTCTACCACCAAGTAGGGCCTGTGATCACTGCATTGCCCTCATAGATGAGCAGCAGCCCGTTAATGTACCCCCTTACAGGTACGCTCACCACCAAAAAGATGAAATAGAGAAGCAAGTAAAGGAAATGCTCAACCAGAATCTCATACGACCGAGCATGAGTCCTTTCTCTTCACCAGTCCTACTcgtcaagaaaaaagatg GCTATTACTGCAAATTTGTGCGGCACTATGGGATTATTGCCAAGCCATTAACACAATTTCTCAAGAAAGGTAACTTTCAGTGGACAGATGAGGCAAACCAAGCTTTCACAGCACTCAAGCAAGCCATGACATGCACGCTTGTCTTAGCTATGCCGGATTTCTCCCAACACTTTGAAGTGCATACGGACGCCAGCAATATTGGTATTGGTGCGATGCTAGTGCAACAAGACCGACTAGTGGCCTACCTCAGCAAGGCCCTTGGGCCAACTAAAGGAACATGGTCCGCATATGCCAAAGAGATGCTGGCCATCATTGAAGCAGTCCGAGTATGGCGTCCTTATCTATTGGGGCAATGTTTCAAGATTGTTACTAATCAGCAACCCTTGCGATACTTATTGGAGCAATGA